Genomic window (Oxyura jamaicensis isolate SHBP4307 breed ruddy duck chromosome 12 unlocalized genomic scaffold, BPBGC_Ojam_1.0 oxy12_random_OJ68990, whole genome shotgun sequence):
CCCCGCTACGCGGGCCGCTCACCTTTCAGGTCGTCCTtcttcagcaggagcagcagcaggatgcaggCGGCGCACAGCAGCACCCCCATCCAGGCCAGCGCCCAGCGGGTGCGCAGGTCTGCGGGGCGGGGGGTCAGCACCCAGCGAGGGGTCCCGGCGCgccgccccgcagccctgcccttccccttACTCACATTTGTGCATGGGACAAGCCCACAGCGCGACCCCGCTGCTGTTATCAGGGCGCCAGAGCTGCGGGGACGAGGACACGTCACTCGCCGCCCGCTCCGTGCCCCCCAGGCGCTGCGTTCCCGCTGCCCGTACCGACCTGCACGCACTGCCCCGACGCCAcgtcctcctgcagctcctgctccagcagccccgggcGGCCGGATCCCTGCGAGGGGAAGGGGTTTGCCGGCTGCGTGGCGGCGGTGCCACCGCGCTGGGGACCAGGGGACGCTTACCGTGGCGGTGAAGCTGGCGAGGGGCGTGCAGCTGCCCCGCTCCAGGGCGCAGAGCGACGCGTTCCCCCCGGGTTCCATCAGCAGGAGGTCATCGGCGCGGCCGGGCAGCGCTCCTGGGGACAGGACGCAGCGGCTGGGcgcaggggctcagcaccagggcCGGATCCAGTCCCTGGCACTACCTCTGCCCTCCCGCCCTGTGTGGGGCAGTACTCACGGTCCTGCAGGCACTGCGTCAGCCGGACCTGCCCGCCGCTCCTCACCTGACAGACAGAGCAGGTCGGTGGGGCTGCTCAtggggcagctgtggggtgGTTTGGGGCACGTCCTACCTGCACGCAGAGCTTGGGGTGCAGCTGCAGCGCTCGGAACTCCTGGGGTCCCTGCGGGGAGAAGGGCTGCCCCGTCAGTGCCACCCACCACCCCTCCACGTGCCCCGGCTCCCCGGGGACGCTCACCTGCCCCGtgatgggctgctgcaggtccGGCAGGGCTTGGCACGGCGCGCCGGGCGCCGGGCTCCAGCAGGGCACCAGCTCGGCCGGGAGGTCGCAGGGCGCCGAGATGGAGCAGGCGAGCGCCTGCCCCGTGTCGTGCAGCACCAGCCGGGTCTGCGCCCAGAGCCGCTCCCACGCCGCCGCGTCTGCACAGGGAGAGGGGTCTGCGTGGGTGCCCCGGGGGTCTCAGTGCATCGCAGCCCCCTGCTGCATCCCCTTGGTCCCTGCATGGCCCAGCACCCCAATGCTTGAGCAGCCGCAGGTGTAGGTACCGTGGGAGAAGGGGCACAAGGTGGCCCGCAGCGGGTCCTGGATCTCCAGCCAGACCtggagggaagagcagagggtAGAAAAACAATTTGGGGTCGATTCCTGACTCATCTGGCTTCGTTGTGTCCCCGGAGTGGGCCACGCGGTGCCCACAACCCCTCTGCATTGGTGGCAGCCCTGCCCCCCTCCCGCTGTGCCCCCACGGTGCCCAGCGGGGCGCCTacctgcaggcagaggcagggcagcaccTCCTCCAGCGGCAGGCTGTAGTTCATGGGCCCGCTCTGCAGCCAGGACGAGACGTGGGTCAGCCCACGGCACACCTCCCCAGGGTGACTGCCCCTTCCCGGGGATGGAGAAGCAGCATTCAGAGTGCGGGGAGTCAGGAAGGGGCTCGCACTCACCGCCATCACCGTGCGCCCCGACCCGCCGGCGCCGTGGCTGTGGTTGTGGTAGAGCCTCAAGGTGTAGTTGAGCCCCACCGCTGCCGTCTGCACCTCCACCAGCACCTCCTTCGGCCCCAGGGAGACCTGCAGCCTGGGCACTGCGCGCGGGAGGCTCAGGGCATCCCACGCCGGGCACCCCAACACCTCCCCGCAGCAGCCACGGGGATGGCAGGACACCGAGGGCATGGCTTGGGGGTGTTGGGGAcccccctctgccccagctcccgGCACGGAGACGCCGGCACCTACCTTGGCACTGCGGGACGGTGGCCTGGGCGGCGGGCCACGAGCAGTCTGCGGGGACAGGGGGGTCAGCAGGCactggggggcacggggacgcCGCGGGAGGGCCGGGGGCTCACCTGGCACCCGCTGCTTCTGGCTCAGCCAGCGGCGGCCACGAGCGTTGGTGTAAGCCGTCACGTGCAGCTCGGAGCCCAGCGGCGCCTCGAAGCACCGGAACCTCACCGAGCCCTGGGCAGGAAAACCACCGTGCTGCGGGGACGCCGCGGCACCCGTGCCCACATCCCCACGCACCGCGGTGCCCGTACGTACCAGGCGGCGGCCGGGCAGCGCGGAGGCCGGCGGAGCCCAGACCTCCACGGCCACGCAGCGGGAGGAGGCGTACGTGTGGccggagagcagcagcagcccgctGACGTTGTGCGGGGGTGAGGCGGCGGTGCTCAGCGACATGTCCCCGTCACCGTCCCCATCCCGAGGGGCGCCGGGCTCCATGGCCAGGCGCAGGcgtgcctgcaggcagggcgagcaggcagaCGGCCCCGCGCAGCGCAGCGCCGGCTCCAGACGCAGCCACACCAGGGCcagccccgggccgggccccgtCGGCTCCATCCCGCACAGCACGTCGGCGTCTGCGGGAGACGAGGC
Coding sequences:
- the IL17RC gene encoding interleukin-17 receptor C → MGPVPKPRGRDRPRGASLGPAPPCAVHAGTVPRHPSVGSVRGQAPPRGGRRHRARTRVSGSGAGSRSRRRRRQRRGPWSGSGADGNGRRGAGAMERPGPATRTLGLGLLLAAVVAGGHGTPRDTLACSQGLACRLLDADVLCGMEPTGPGPGLALVWLRLEPALRCAGPSACSPCLQARLRLAMEPGAPRDGDGDGDMSLSTAASPPHNVSGLLLLSGHTYASSRCVAVEVWAPPASALPGRRLGSVRFRCFEAPLGSELHVTAYTNARGRRWLSQKQRVPDCSWPAAQATVPQCQVPRLQVSLGPKEVLVEVQTAAVGLNYTLRLYHNHSHGAGGSGRTVMASGPMNYSLPLEEVLPCLCLQVWLEIQDPLRATLCPFSHDAAAWERLWAQTRLVLHDTGQALACSISAPCDLPAELVPCWSPAPGAPCQALPDLQQPITGQGPQEFRALQLHPKLCVQVRSGGQVRLTQCLQDRALPGRADDLLLMEPGGNASLCALERGSCTPLASFTATGSGRPGLLEQELQEDVASGQCVQLWRPDNSSGVALWACPMHKYLRTRWALAWMGVLLCAACILLLLLLKKDDLKGWLKSLRAGYGSEAPLRGRRMLLLHAAEPAAERAACALSAALRPLGMAVVAAPGGGSGAAAWGTLPWLHAQH